From the genome of Myripristis murdjan chromosome 22, fMyrMur1.1, whole genome shotgun sequence, one region includes:
- the LOC115354387 gene encoding rho-related GTP-binding protein RhoV-like — protein MAHHDKARSLREPLSCMLIGDGAVGKTSMIISYIFNGYPSEYRQTAFDVFTGLVHVNGIPTRIKLLDTAGQEEFDHMRSLCYAHVDVFILCFSIVNPVSFVNITSKWIPQIRACNPTSPIILVGTQSDLRHSANTLIHLDQLRTKPVHFSQARRLAHRIRAHDYVECSALTQKNLKDVFDCAIFAAIKHSTGKESKELNLLDRIKTFYNGGWKKLFCFI, from the exons ATGGCACACCACGATAAAGCACGCAGCCTGAGGGAGCCACTGAGTTGTATGTTGATTGGGGATGGAGCTGTGGGCAAGACCAGCATGATTATAAGCTACATCTTCAATGGATATCCCAGTGAATACAGGCAAACGGCTTTTGATGTATTTACTG GCCTGGTTCATGTGAATGGAATTCCAACTCGGATCAAATTATTGGATACTGCTGGGCAG GAGGAGTTTGACCACATGCGCTCTCTCTGCTATGCCCATGTGGATGTCTTCATCCTCTGCTTCAGCATTGTCAACCCAGTGTCCTTTGTCAACATCACTTCCAAATGGATCCCACAGATCCGGGCCTGCAATCCCACGTCTCCCATTATCCTGGTTGGAACTCAGTCAGACCTTCGCCACAGTGCCAACACCCTAATTCATCTGGACCAGCTGAGAACCAAGCCAGTGCACTTCTCCCAGGCCCGGAGGCTGGCACACAGGATCAGGGCTCATGACTACGTGGAGTGTTCAGCACTGACACAGAAGAACCTCAAAGATGTGTTTGACTGTGCTATATTCGCTGCCATCAAGCACAGCACTGGCAAAGAATCCAAAGAACTTAACCTGCTTGATCGTATAAAGACTTTTTATAATGGTGGGTGGAAGAAACTATTTTGTTTCATATGA